DNA sequence from the Acidobacteriota bacterium genome:
CCAATCGGCATCAACACTGCGCTGATTCCCGACAAGGTTCCCAACCCCAGCGTGCCGAAGATTGCGGGCGAAAACGCCATCAACATAATCAACAAAATCATCTGTTGCTTTGGCGTCATCCCTGATGTGGCTCTGGAAATCAGATCACCAGTGCCAAGTTGAGGTTGCTGCGGTTGCTGCAGCGACGCGGTTCCGCCGCTGGCGACATATCCCGTAACGGGTTGAAGCCCAAGGCCGCATTTACGGCAAAACTTGGTGGTATCAGGGTTTGGCGATCCACAACGTGGACAAAACATGCTTGGCAATCCTCTTTCTTCAGCTATTGGGTGGATCGAAATCTACGGGTTTCTTCTTCAATCACGCTGCTCGGCATCGCGCTGGCAACGTTCAGCGGATTGG
Encoded proteins:
- a CDS encoding zinc ribbon domain-containing protein, with the protein product MFCPRCGSPNPDTTKFCRKCGLGLQPVTGYVASGGTASLQQPQQPQLGTGDLISRATSGMTPKQQMILLIMLMAFSPAIFGTLGLGTLSGISAVLMPIGIVFTIMRFKAQQRRLREVMMAQQMYPPMQPQMMQPPVAPYSLPQPTQQPIPQNYQQPVYQQPSPPPTNPLQQPLSVVEDETRKLPGQG